The genomic region AGATCGCCTCATAGTATTTATGGTCGATCTCCTGTATTGCAGGGCCATATTCGTCGAAGAAATCCCTTTCCTTATCATAGAATGCATCCTTTGTATCAATGGATGCCCGTATGTAGGCAAGCGTGCTCATCGTGGAAAGGTGATTGAAATGCTTATTCAGTTCATCGATGACCTTTCCCTGCTCTTCAGCAGTTGTCTTTGTCTTGAAATCGTTGAGCAGGTCGTCCACCTCGGAAGAGATTTTATCGAGGTCGGGTCTTTCATATTTATAATCCTTAAAAGTAAGTGCCATTATACATCCCCCTAAACATTTGTTCAGTTATATTTTACCACATGGGATAAATGGACAGCCAAATTTTTAATATGTTCAGATTATTTGATTTATGGGTAGTGTAGGATAAAGAAGGATAAAAAGGAGAGAATTGTATGGTAGATGTGGATGAAGCATTGGAAACAAGAATTGGGGAGATGGCCAGGAAAACGAAGGAGATGGGCATCCCCCTCATGATAGTGATCGAAGGGCCGCCGGCTTCCGGGAAATCACGACTGTCAAACGCCCTCTATATGGCACTGGACGCCAAATATACAGACTTCATGGCGACCCGTCCCCCAAGGGACATCGACCTGAGGTATCCTTTCCTGCAAAGATATTGGAACCACCTGCCGAAAAATGGGGATATCAATATCCATTTCAGAAGCTGGTATGCCCAATACATCGATTATAAGACACGGAATATACAGGAAAATGTCAGGACGGAGTATGTCGACATCAAGCAGGATATCGACAACTTTGAAGAAATGCTGATGAACAATGGCTATGAGATCATCAAGTTCTACGTGCATACGAGTGAGGAAGTGAGGCGCCGGCATATCGAAAAGCTCAAGAGCAATCCGATACTGAAGTGGAAGGCGGAGGAGTTCGAAGAACAGCTCGATGAGACGGACTATGAAAATGAAATGAAGCATTTCCTTGACGCGCCGACCGGGTGCCCATGGACCGTGATCGACTTTGAAGACAAGGGAGAAGCGATCAATACTTTATACTCGACCATCATAGATCGCCTGGAAGCGCGTGTAGAGGATGAGGAGCAGGCAGATGAACCTGAGGTGGATGGTGCCTTCTCCGAGGACTATGAAGCTGAATTCTTCGACTTCGATTTTGAAAAGGAGAAGATAAAGAAGAAGGAATACAAGAAGATACTCCCCGGGCTCCAGGAAAGGATGCGCGAGATACAGTTCCAGCTCTATGAGAAAAAGATCCCTCTGGTGATCGTCTATGAAGGCATGGATGCTGCCGGAAAGGGCGGCAACATCAAGCGGATCAGGGAAAAGCTTGACCCGACGGGCTATACGGTCAATGCGACGGGGGCGCCGACGGACATTGAACTGGCGCATCACTATCTTTGGCGCTTCGCAACCGACGTGCCAAGAAGCGGTCACATCGGCTTCTATGACCGGAGCTGGTATGGCAGGGTGCTCGTGGAGCGCATCGAAGGATTTGCATCCAATAAGGAATGGAACCAGGCATATGAAGAGATAAACGATTTTGAGAAATCCCTGTACAACTCCGGAGCAATCATCCTGAAGTTCTTCCTTTCCCTGGACAAGGATGAGCAGCTTGAACGTTTCGAAGACCGTCAGGAAGACCCGGACAAGCAGTGGAAGCTGACAGATGAAGACTGGCGGAACCGGGAGAAGTGGGACTTGTATGTCGAAGCGAGTGAAGATATGATACGCAGGACGCACACTGCCCATGCACCATGGCACGTCGTGGCGGGCAACAATAAGAAATACGCCAGAATCACCGCGCTCAAGAAAGTCATCGAAGCGTGCGAAGCGCGTCTGGAAAAGGAATAGAAACCGGCTTCGGCCGGTTTTTTTTTACGGAATTCGAAATAATTCTTGCAGCTTTCCCCGAAAATGTATATCCTATAAATGGCAACTATTTATTTTTGAATATTTTAAATAGTTGAAAACATAAAGGGGGAAGAATAGATGCAGTCAGCCAAACGGATATTTCTTCTGTTTGCCGTCATGCTCATGATATTCAGTACTTTTAGTTCCGAAGTGCTTGCAAATGAGCTCGGTAAACCGCAGCGGTCGCCATCATTGGATGAATCGCACCTGGAGAAATATGAGAATGTAGAGGCCCAGATGGAAGTATTGACCGGGCCAGCCCAACTTGGGGAAAGCCTGAGGGACAAGTCGGGGAACGTGAATGTCATTGTACATTTCAGGGAACCTTCCGTCGGACTCCAAAAAGGCATTGTCCAGTCGCAGGGGAAGAAATGGTCCAACCTTGATACTGGAAAGATCAAGGAGAAGATAGAGAAGCAGCAGCAGCAGGCAGAACACAGCATGAGAAATAAGAACATCAACTTTTCCAAAGGGAGTACATATAATACTGTGCTGAATGCCCAGTCCATGACTGTTGCAGCAGAAGATCTCGACAAGCTGCTTGAAGTTGAGGAAGTGGCACTCGTCGAAGAGGACTTCTATGTCCAGCTGGATCCTGAGACGGGAAATGGACATGGTGAGGACATAGAAGGCCTTACGGATGTGTCGGATGAAGATATATCACCAAACTATATCAAAGGCATCACACATCTCGGCATTCCAAAGGTGTGGGAACTCGGCAACAGGGGGCAGGGCGTCAAAGTCGGTGTCATCGATACGGGCATAGACTATAACCACCCTGACCTTGCCGGTGTATACAAGGGCGGCAGGAACTATGTAAACGGCCCGGACTACAATACGGAGCGTCCCGCAGATGACCCGTATGAAACAAAACCGGAGGAGCGCCCGGAAGGATTGCCTGAATATAACCAGAATGGCAGCTCCTACTGGACGACCCATGGGACGCACGTCGCGGGTACGATCGCAGCTCAGGGCAACAACGACTATGGCATGATCGGTGTGGCACCTGCCGTCGATCTGTATGCTTATCGCGTGCTCGGCGCATACGGCAGCGGCTATACATCATGGATCGTCGGGGGTGTCGAAGGTGCAGTGGAGGATGGCATGGATGTCATCAACCTCTCACTCGGTAATACGCTGAGCGACGAAAGCCAGGCGAACTCATTTGCATTGAACAATGCGATGATGCTTGGCACCGTGTCCCTTGCCGCGACAGGGAACTCCGGTCCTGAGCGTTCGACGGTCGGTGGACCGGCGACAAGTACAATGGCGATCAGCGTCGGCAATACGACATTGCCTGAACAGCGTGTCGCTTCCAATGTCACGCTTGAAGCGGAAGGGTTTACAGAGACGCTCGATGCCAACTTCATGGCATTCATGATGGGTACACACCCTGAAACGCAGCTCGACACAGCGATGGAAGTGGTCAATGTACCGGGCATCGGCGCACCTGAAGACTTTGAAGGTGTGGATGTCGAAGGCAGGATTGCGCTGATCCAGCGCGGGGAGATCGCATTTGTCGACAAGATATGGAATGCGCGTGATAATGGCGCCCGAGGTGTCATCATCTACAACTCGGCAGATGGCTCAAATGCACCGGGGCCGGTGGATATATTCCTCGGTACGGCATTCGACTATATCCCGACATTGGATATCTCACATACAGTCGGCGCTGAATTTGCCGCTGCATTGGAATCCGGAAACGGGCAGGTTACGTTCAACAGCTTCGAGGATACAATGACAGCAGGAGATCAGGTGAATGCATCCTCTTCAAGGGGACCATCGACACCAAACTTCGACATCAAGCCGGACATCGCAGCACCTGGAACGAACATCCTTTCAACGGTTCCGGAGTTTGCATCTTCCGGAGATGGCTATGAGAAAGCATACGCCCAGTACACGGGTACTTCAATGGCGACACCACATGCTGCCGGAATTGCAGCGCTGATACTGGAACTGAATCCTGAGTGGGGTCCATTCGATGTCAAATCCGCAATGAGCAACACGGCAAAAGTGCTGGACACTTCAGCATTCGATGTGTTTGCCCAAGGGGCCGGACTTGTCCAGCCATACGCGGCAGCAACGACGGATACACTGATCAAAGTGCCGCATGAATCCACGATGGATGGCACGACGCATGCCCATACTCGGGGTACGATGTCATTCGGATATGAAAGTCCCGGAGATGCTGCCAGGACGGTGACGAAGGATCTGATCATCGAGAGCGGGTCCGGAGGCACATACAGTTTTGAAGTCGTTACGACCAAGGCACCGACAGGCGCCATGGCAGGTGCTACCCTGACACCGAGCATGAACTCGGTGACGGTGAACGGCAGCCAGACTGTGGAATTCACACTGGATATCCCTGCAGGAACAGCAGAGCCGGGTAATGAATTCCTGGGCTACATCAACGTCTCCAGCGGATCCGGTACGTATTCCGTACCATTTGCTGTCGGATTCGGGGAACCGCTGAAGCAAGGATTTGCAGAGTTCGCACTGAATGACTACCATATGTCACCAAATGGGGACGGCGTACAGGATGAAACATCCGTATATGCCGCATTCCACAACCCGCAGGAAATGACACAGTTCAGCTGGTTCGATCTGCTGAATCCGTCAGCCGGTCCTGCAGCTGACGGCTATATCGGGGACTTCGCCTTCGAAACGGGTATCCAGTCCGACATCACGGTCCCGATCGACGGTACGATGTACAATATCGAAAATGACGAGTATGTCTATTCCGACGTGCCGGACGGCGTCTACACCATCGATGCCATTTCACTGCATGAGGGCGGCATAGAACTCGAGTATGACGGCCCGCTGTTCGTCAAACGTGAAGCCACACAAGTTGCAGAGCCGGCAGTTGCATCCGGAATCATCACTGCGGATGTCACAGACCTGTATATCGAAGCATTGCCTTCATTGCAGGAGATGTACGGCATGAGCTATCATCCGAACGACATGATCAACGCAACCTACTTGCTTTCAAATGGCACGGCGGAAGAGGAAGGAGCAGTGGAACTCAATGCCGATGGAAGTCTGGCAATGGACTTCACAGGCTATACCGGCACATATCATCTGACGCTTGAATTCGCAGATGCTGCCGGAAACAGTGCTTCCTATCCTTACACGGTCGATTTTGACGCAGGTGTGATCACTGAAGGCCAGGACGAGCTTCCAGGAGGAGAGACGCCTGTTGAAGCCTATGCAGTCACTGAAGCGGATATCGGGGACGGCATCACAAGGAATGACATTAAGGATATCCATGTGAACATACCGGAAGCATACGTGGATGAAGGCTCAGCAACCATCAGTCTTTCCAATACACTGATTTCCCAGTTTGCTGAAATGCGTCCGAACAAGACGGTTGTGCTCAATGTCGACGGTTCCGCCGTCCAGCTGACAGTCGGAAACTTCCAGCAGTTTGCCCAATACGACAGTGTGGAAGTTACGCTAATGCGTTCCAAGTCATCCGAACCGAATCATGTCAGCGACATCCATGAAGTCATACTGACGGGCATCAGTGGAGAAGCAGAAGAAACCATCACGCAGCTCGATTCTGCGATGAGCGTCATGATCGAAGCACCAGGTAGACACTTTGATGTGTATGATATTGCGGCAGAAACAGTCGTCAAATCAAAATACAACAAGAAGCAGCAGGTGATAGAGACGACGGTGCCATCATCATATGTAGTGGTTGAACAGAACTGAAGGTATTGAAAAACGGATTCCATGGGATATGCTTCATGGAATCCGTTTTATTTTGAAGAGGTGGCTGTTAATTCACCGTCGCAGACGAAACGATGGCAAGTTGGCGGTCTAATTCACCATCGCAGGCGAAACGACGGCGAGTTGGAGGCTTAATTCACCATCGCAGGCGAAACGACGGCGAGTTGGAGGCTTAATTCACCGTCGCAGGCAAAACGACTGCAAGTTGGCGGTCCAATTCACAGTCGCAGGCGAAACGACGGCAAGTTGAACCCCCATTTACACAATAAAGCAAAAAAACGAACGGGTGCAGGAGCACTCCGTTCGTTATGCGTGTATAACTACATCAGCAGTCGGATGATCACGCCAAGGCCATTCTGTATATCTTCCATCTGCTCGATATAATCCTGGAACATCAGCTGCAGCAATACGACCAGCCCGTTCATGAGCATATGAACCATAATCGGTACGAGCAGCCTGCCGGTGATGACGTACAGGAAGCTGAACGTATAGGCCATGACGACATATATGAGGATGTGCGTGAAGTCCCAATGGGCGACGGCGAAGATGAGTCCGCTGACGAGTCCGGCGACAAGAAAGGCAACGACTTTCGGTCCGGGCACGACTTCATATATCTCCCCGAATATGGCACGGCGGAATACGTATTCCTCCAGGATGGGACCGAGCAATGCAACGACAAGTATCATGAATGGGGCGGATTGTATCATATCTATGATTCCAGCAGTATTTTCACTTTCCATCGGATTGCCAAGTACATAGACGTTCACCAGTCCGGCAATCACTTGCGTAGCATAGGCGAGGACGACACCGCCGACAATCCATGCGATTGTTACGGGAATGTCCGCCTGACGCCCGCGCTCGATCCGGTTCTTGTTCTTGTGCAGCTGTCCGATTATGATGACTGCTATCACTCCGATGGCGAAGGCGATTGCCTGATATGGCAACACCTGATCAAGAAGCTGATCTTCGGTGATAGAAGGATTGACTGCAGCCATGATGATGGAAACCGGCACGACGGCAAATTGTACTGCTAAAAAAATTACGATGATCAATGCACTATATAACTGTCTCAAGATAAACCCTCCATTTTCCAATACAGCTATTCTACCCTAAAAATTTATGGTGATAAAGCAAAGAGAAAATACTTGCAATATTGACCAACTTTGATTATTATTTAATTGTTAGCACTTCGAATGCATGAGTGCTAAATCTAATGATGTTTGTACTATATAAAGGAGGGCTTTCACGTGTTGAAACCATTAGGCAACAGAGTCGTCATCGATTTGACTCAAAAGGAAGAAACTACAAAAAGCGGTATCATTCTGACTGAATCCGCCAAGGAGAAACCACAGGAGGGTACAGTGGTTGCAGTAGGTCCAGGAAGAGTATTGGATAACGGAACCCGCGTCGAGCTTGAAGTCAAAGAGGGAGATCGCGTCGTCTATTCCAAGTTTGCTGGTACTGAACTGAAACACGATGATAAAGACTATCTCGTCCTTGCCGATACTGACATTCTTGCAGTCATCGAATAGGCATCCAAAAATTAAAGCGCAAAGCATTAGATTTAGATTCGTATAGGAGGAATGATTGATAATGGCTAAAGAACTGAAATTCTCTGAAGATGCACGCCAGTCCATGCTCGCTGGTGTAGATAAATTGGCAAATGCTGTGAAAGTCACGCTTGGACCAAAGGGACGTAATGTTGTTCTTGATAAGTCCTTCACTTCACCGCTCATCACAAATGACGGCGTGACGATTGCAAAGGAAATCGAACTCGAAGATGCATATGAAAACATGGGTGCAAAGCTTGTCGCAGAAGTGGCGAACCAGACGAACGAAATCGCTGGTGACGGTACGACGACTGCAACGGTACTTGCACAGGCAATGATCCAGGAAGGCCTCAAGAACGTGACAAGCGGTGCCAACCCTGTAGGCATCAGATCTGGTATCTCCAAAGCGGTGGAAGTTGCGGTGGAAGAGCTGCAGAACATTTCCCGTCCTGTACAGGACAAGGAATCCATTGCACAGGTCGGTGCAATTTCAGCAGACGATCCGGAAGTTGGGGAATACATTTCCGAAGCAATGGAGAAGGTCGGAAACGACGGTGTCATCACAATTGAAGAATCCCGCGGGTTCAAGACTGAACTCGAAGTCGTGGAAGGTATGCAGTTCGACCGTGGCTATACTTCACCTTACATGGTGACGGATTCCGAGAAGATGGTAGCGGATCTCGATAACCCTTATATTCTTATCACGGATAAGAAGATTTCCAACTTCCAGGATGTACTGCCACTGCTCGAGCAGATCGTGCAGCAGTCCCGTCCGATCCTCATCATCGCTGATGATGTCGAAGGCGACGCAATGGCGAACATGGTACTCAACAAACTGCGCGGTACATTCACTGCAATCGCAGTCAAAGCACCTGGATTCGGCGACCGCCGCAAAGCGATGCTCGAAGATATCGCAGTACTGACAGGTGGCCAGGTCATCACTGAAGACCTCGGACTCGACCTGAAAGACGCGACTGTCGACATGCTCGGTACAGCGTCCAAAGTCAATGTGACAAAAGACGATACGACAATCGTTGAAGGTGCTGGAGAGAAGAACAACATCGAAGCACGCATCGGCCAGATCAAATCCCAGATCGAAGAGACTTCTTCAAGCTTCGACAAGGAAAAACTTCAGGAGCGTCTTGCGAAACTTTCCGGTGGTGTTGCAGTCATCAAAGTCGGTGCAGCAACTGAAACGGAAATGAAAGAGCGTAAGCTCCGCATCGAAGATGCACTCAACTCCACACGCGCTGCCGTGGAAGAAGGCATCGTAGCCGGTGGGGGAACTGCACTGGTCAACATCTTCAACAAAGTTTCCGAAATCGAAGCCGAAGGCGATGTGAAGACAGGCATCAACATCGTACTGAAGGCACTCGAAGCACCAATCCGTCAGATTGTGGAAAACGCTGGTCTTGAAGGTTCCGTTATCGTGGAACGCCTCAAGACACAGGATGTTGGCATCGGGTACAATGCGGCAACTGACGAATGGGTGAACATGATCGATGCAGGTATCGTGGACCCTACAAAAGTTACACGTTCTGCACTGCAGAATGCTGGATCCGTTGCAGCAATGTTCCTCACTACAGAAGCGGTAGTTGCTGACATTCCGGAAGAGAATGGCGGCGGAGATCCAGGCGGCGGCATGGGTGGCATGCCAGGAATGATGTAATAGAGGCTTCTCTCACACGTGAGGCTGTCTGTATTGAAAAATTTGAAGACTACCTCCTGAAATATTTCAGGAGGTAGTTTTTTTGTATTCCAACTTAAACATTCCCGTTTAGTTCTTCATCAGTGGCTATAGCCTAAAACTATAATTGGAGATAGATATTAAGTGTTACTTCATATCCATTTTCCTATGCTATACTTATTCCCATCAAAAAAGTAAGATATCCCACACAATCTTTCGATAGGAGCTAAGGTGTGGAATATTGGATCTGCAGACATAAGAATCATAAATAAATTGACGGGGAGGCGACAGCCATGAATGAATACGGCATATGGATATTGGCATTGGCAGTGGGCTATACACTGATACTGATAGGTGCCGGGCAGCTGGCACAACGTAAATTAAGCAGCAAGGACAGCTACTTTGTAGCAGGAAGGAACTTCAATAAATGGATTGTGGCTTTCTGCATCACGGGTCTCTTCTCTGGTTCGACATACATATCCATTCTGGAATTATCCTATCTGACAGGCGTTTCCGCAATCTGGTACGGTGTGGCGGAAATGGTGCAGATCTTCATCATCGCCTTTCTGATCATCCGTTCATTCAGGAAAAAGATGATGGTGACGGTGACGGGGATGATTGGGGAGAAATTCGGACGGAAAGCCCTCGGTATATCGAGTCTGATTACAGCCTTTGCTTTCCCGATGTGGTCGGTCGCGACGGCGATTGCGTTCGCTTCAGCGATCCACGTATTTACAGGCATCTCATTGACGCTTTCGGTTGCCATAACGGCACTGCTCCTTTTCGTCTATCTGCAGGGGGGCGGCATGTGGTCGGTTGCATTCACACAGACGATCAATATGGTGCTCTTTGCAGCGATGTTCATCATCGGTCTCATCGCCTTCTTCATCAATCCTGGCGTTGAAGGTCTTGTGGCCTATGCTACAGAAAGGCCGGTGATGATGGACTTCGGCGGTGTCGGAATTCAGGTGATCGTGGCCTGGTTCGGTACATTCCTGGTTAACGTCATACTTGCGCAGGCGGCATTCCAGATGGCGCTTTCCTCACAGACGCCCGAGGAGGGACAGAAGGGGATGGTTCTGGCGGGATTCATGGCAATTCCCTTCATCGTCTGTGGGGTATTGTTCGGTATTGCGACTGCAGTGGTCATTCCGAATGCACAGGCAGGATTGATCGCGATTCCGCAGTATTTGATGGAAGTATTGCCGGCGCCACTGGTCGGCATCTTCTTCCTTGGTGTATGGGCATGTGCGCTTGGCTGGGGAGCCCCATGCCAGTTCTCGGGCGCAACAAGCCTCGGACGCGACTTTGGCCGGGCCGTCCGTCCACTGGCGACAGAGGCGCAACTCGTGAAGTATACGAAATACTCACTGCTGCTGCTGACATTCCTGATGATCGGGTTCGGCATGCTGCGTACAGAACAGTCTGCATGGTGGAACGTGCTGGCCTGGACGATCAGGAACAGCGCCACCTTCGCTCCGGTATTGGCAGCCCTTTTCTGGCCGGTGGTGACGAATAAGGCAGTCGTTGCTTCACTGCTGTCAGGGTTCTCAAGCGGTCTGCTATGGTACTACCTTGGAGATTGGCAGCCGGGCGCGTTCTATCTGGAGGTACACCCTGTATGGGTAGGGAGCTCCATCAACCTGTTGACGATCGTTTTCGTCACATTATTGGACAGGAAGGCTGAATGGTTCATTCAGACGGGACAAGCTGCGCGATATGGCTACGCTGCTTTGGGAGCAGGAGTCATATTGACCGGCGTGAATATCATCTTCTTCGAAGGGCTTCATCAGAGTGGGCTGATCGGCCTGTTCGGCTTTGCAGCGATCATTTCCTATTTCATAGCGGTCATTCAACTGTTCAGACCGCTTGAGGAAAAGGCACAATGGACTACGAAGGAGACCCTTCAGCAGCAATCATGATTGGATTAAGGAAATTGAAAGGGTGGAATATATGGAAACAGAATTGAGTTGGACGGGGAGCGTCGGCTTTTCTGGTATCGCCTCGTCTGGTCATGATATCAGAATAGACGGTGCTGAAGAGATCGGCGGAAAGAATGGTGGGGTAAGGCCCATGGAACTGCTCCTCCATTCCGTCGCCGGGTGCAGTGGGATAAATGTTATCTGGATTCTGGAAAAGATGCGTCTGGAACCCGATGCATTCCGGATGGAGCTGAAGGCAGATCGTTCAGACACGCCGCCGAAGCAGTTCACGCACATCCACATCCACTATGCATTTGAAGGGGATTTGCCTGAACAGAAGGTGGGGCGGGCGATAGATCTCGCCAATGACAAATACTGTTCCGTTACGCATTCCCTGAATGCAGAGCTTACTGTAAGCTATTCGGTCAATGGTGTCGATGGTGCACCTCCCGCCTAGAATATAGTAGGAGGACAAAATAAAAAACCTTTCCTGAGTCCATGTGGGCTCAGGAAAGGTTTTAATTTTATTTATTTCCGAAAAACTTCTCTGCTTTTTCCAGGAATGGTTCATCTTCCGGGTTCATTTCGTACTCTTCGACAATTGCGTCTACAGGACAGACAGCAACGCATGCGCCGCAGTCGATGCAGATGTCTGGATCGATGTAGAACTGATCCGGACCTTCTTCGATGCAATCTACCGGGCAAACCTCAACACAATCTCCGGACTTCTCAGCCATACACGGTTGAAGGATAACATATGCCATGGGACGACCTCCTCACTTATATAAAGATATCATTCTGTTGCAACTCCTGATGATACAGGAAACTTATGTGGAAACCTGAAAATGTAAATCATTCTTCAGATGAATGCTATTTTCAGACAGCTTATTATATTTCAATGATAAGGCAAATTTGGGCTGAGGTCAATTTACCAAGTGATTCTTTAAAATAAAAAATTTCAAATCGATCGGTTGGAAAGAAACGCTTCTCTATTCGATTTTGAAACAATAGCTGTTTTCATCGGTCAGAACACCTTTGGAGAAGGTACGTTCGATGAATGTTGCATTGTCATCATGGTCGACGAGAACGACAGTTGAGGACCGGGTGCCATACTCTGGAGTGCTGATGAATGGGGAGGAGAGTTGCCTCTCGAGCGATTCGGGCAGGCCGGTATCGGGCAGATTGTCCTCCGCCTCTTCGGAATCGGCTAGGATGTCGAAGAGAACGTCAACGTCTATTGATTCTGCACTCTGGAGATAATCTTCAAGCCTGCTTCTTCCTTTGACGACTTTCGGCCAAGGTGTATTGAGATGATGGTTGCTGAGGCCGTGCGTATCATCAGGCACGCCTTCAGGGCCGATGCCGTCATTATTCAGGTAGTACATGTCATTCTGATTGCCTACGAGAAGGTTGAAGCCAGAGTACTCATCCTTTTCTGCTTCCAGGGATTGAAGGTACTGTTCTGCGGGCATGTCACCGGTAAGGTAATTGCTCACAAGGGCACCCCGGGATTTCTTGTCGGCGCCATCCATCCCAGGCTTCCTGATGTTCGTCACGGCAGCGAACCGCCCGCTCTTCGTGAGACCGAGCCAGGTGCCGCCTTTGCTCAAGTCCCGGCCGGCGAGGACTTCAGGGTGGTCCTGCCAGAAGTCGGCGGAAGCAGTCGGACGCTCGTAGAATTCATCACGGTTTGCCGCCACGATGAGCTTATAATTCGGATGGTTATTTTTTTGAAAGATTATCAGACACATATGCATCCCCTCGAAATTTAATGTTAGCTTCATCCTACCACGCAGTGGGTAACGAGGCACGTTTGCGGTTTCATGACATATGCATGATTGATATAATGGGGGAAACGAATGTTTGGAGAGGTGACAATGAAGAAATTTTTATGGGTGATACCGATAGTGCTGATCCTTGGTGTGGGGCTCTATTTCCTGATGACTTCGGGACTC from Salinicoccus sp. RF5 harbors:
- a CDS encoding phosphate--AMP phosphotransferase, whose protein sequence is MVDVDEALETRIGEMARKTKEMGIPLMIVIEGPPASGKSRLSNALYMALDAKYTDFMATRPPRDIDLRYPFLQRYWNHLPKNGDINIHFRSWYAQYIDYKTRNIQENVRTEYVDIKQDIDNFEEMLMNNGYEIIKFYVHTSEEVRRRHIEKLKSNPILKWKAEEFEEQLDETDYENEMKHFLDAPTGCPWTVIDFEDKGEAINTLYSTIIDRLEARVEDEEQADEPEVDGAFSEDYEAEFFDFDFEKEKIKKKEYKKILPGLQERMREIQFQLYEKKIPLVIVYEGMDAAGKGGNIKRIREKLDPTGYTVNATGAPTDIELAHHYLWRFATDVPRSGHIGFYDRSWYGRVLVERIEGFASNKEWNQAYEEINDFEKSLYNSGAIILKFFLSLDKDEQLERFEDRQEDPDKQWKLTDEDWRNREKWDLYVEASEDMIRRTHTAHAPWHVVAGNNKKYARITALKKVIEACEARLEKE
- a CDS encoding CPBP family intramembrane glutamic endopeptidase, with protein sequence MRQLYSALIIVIFLAVQFAVVPVSIIMAAVNPSITEDQLLDQVLPYQAIAFAIGVIAVIIIGQLHKNKNRIERGRQADIPVTIAWIVGGVVLAYATQVIAGLVNVYVLGNPMESENTAGIIDMIQSAPFMILVVALLGPILEEYVFRRAIFGEIYEVVPGPKVVAFLVAGLVSGLIFAVAHWDFTHILIYVVMAYTFSFLYVITGRLLVPIMVHMLMNGLVVLLQLMFQDYIEQMEDIQNGLGVIIRLLM
- the groES gene encoding co-chaperone GroES, whose product is MLKPLGNRVVIDLTQKEETTKSGIILTESAKEKPQEGTVVAVGPGRVLDNGTRVELEVKEGDRVVYSKFAGTELKHDDKDYLVLADTDILAVIE
- the groL gene encoding chaperonin GroEL (60 kDa chaperone family; promotes refolding of misfolded polypeptides especially under stressful conditions; forms two stacked rings of heptamers to form a barrel-shaped 14mer; ends can be capped by GroES; misfolded proteins enter the barrel where they are refolded when GroES binds), which encodes MAKELKFSEDARQSMLAGVDKLANAVKVTLGPKGRNVVLDKSFTSPLITNDGVTIAKEIELEDAYENMGAKLVAEVANQTNEIAGDGTTTATVLAQAMIQEGLKNVTSGANPVGIRSGISKAVEVAVEELQNISRPVQDKESIAQVGAISADDPEVGEYISEAMEKVGNDGVITIEESRGFKTELEVVEGMQFDRGYTSPYMVTDSEKMVADLDNPYILITDKKISNFQDVLPLLEQIVQQSRPILIIADDVEGDAMANMVLNKLRGTFTAIAVKAPGFGDRRKAMLEDIAVLTGGQVITEDLGLDLKDATVDMLGTASKVNVTKDDTTIVEGAGEKNNIEARIGQIKSQIEETSSSFDKEKLQERLAKLSGGVAVIKVGAATETEMKERKLRIEDALNSTRAAVEEGIVAGGGTALVNIFNKVSEIEAEGDVKTGINIVLKALEAPIRQIVENAGLEGSVIVERLKTQDVGIGYNAATDEWVNMIDAGIVDPTKVTRSALQNAGSVAAMFLTTEAVVADIPEENGGGDPGGGMGGMPGMM
- a CDS encoding S8 family serine peptidase, whose amino-acid sequence is MQSAKRIFLLFAVMLMIFSTFSSEVLANELGKPQRSPSLDESHLEKYENVEAQMEVLTGPAQLGESLRDKSGNVNVIVHFREPSVGLQKGIVQSQGKKWSNLDTGKIKEKIEKQQQQAEHSMRNKNINFSKGSTYNTVLNAQSMTVAAEDLDKLLEVEEVALVEEDFYVQLDPETGNGHGEDIEGLTDVSDEDISPNYIKGITHLGIPKVWELGNRGQGVKVGVIDTGIDYNHPDLAGVYKGGRNYVNGPDYNTERPADDPYETKPEERPEGLPEYNQNGSSYWTTHGTHVAGTIAAQGNNDYGMIGVAPAVDLYAYRVLGAYGSGYTSWIVGGVEGAVEDGMDVINLSLGNTLSDESQANSFALNNAMMLGTVSLAATGNSGPERSTVGGPATSTMAISVGNTTLPEQRVASNVTLEAEGFTETLDANFMAFMMGTHPETQLDTAMEVVNVPGIGAPEDFEGVDVEGRIALIQRGEIAFVDKIWNARDNGARGVIIYNSADGSNAPGPVDIFLGTAFDYIPTLDISHTVGAEFAAALESGNGQVTFNSFEDTMTAGDQVNASSSRGPSTPNFDIKPDIAAPGTNILSTVPEFASSGDGYEKAYAQYTGTSMATPHAAGIAALILELNPEWGPFDVKSAMSNTAKVLDTSAFDVFAQGAGLVQPYAAATTDTLIKVPHESTMDGTTHAHTRGTMSFGYESPGDAARTVTKDLIIESGSGGTYSFEVVTTKAPTGAMAGATLTPSMNSVTVNGSQTVEFTLDIPAGTAEPGNEFLGYINVSSGSGTYSVPFAVGFGEPLKQGFAEFALNDYHMSPNGDGVQDETSVYAAFHNPQEMTQFSWFDLLNPSAGPAADGYIGDFAFETGIQSDITVPIDGTMYNIENDEYVYSDVPDGVYTIDAISLHEGGIELEYDGPLFVKREATQVAEPAVASGIITADVTDLYIEALPSLQEMYGMSYHPNDMINATYLLSNGTAEEEGAVELNADGSLAMDFTGYTGTYHLTLEFADAAGNSASYPYTVDFDAGVITEGQDELPGGETPVEAYAVTEADIGDGITRNDIKDIHVNIPEAYVDEGSATISLSNTLISQFAEMRPNKTVVLNVDGSAVQLTVGNFQQFAQYDSVEVTLMRSKSSEPNHVSDIHEVILTGISGEAEETITQLDSAMSVMIEAPGRHFDVYDIAAETVVKSKYNKKQQVIETTVPSSYVVVEQN